The sequence below is a genomic window from Thioclava nitratireducens.
TTGAACCATGGCCCGGCGGTTGCCGTACCCTCGGGTAAGTCTAGTTCTTATCACGTAACGTGCAGAAACGCGGACGACCATGAGCATATTCGACATACCGACACTCGATCTGGCGCGGGCGCAATTCGCCTTCGTCGTCGCGGCACACATCGTCTTCCCGGCCTTCTCGATCGGCACGGCGAGCTACCTGATGGTGCTGGAAGCCCTGCGGATGATCACCGGCAAACAGGTCTACCAGCGAATTTTCGAGTTCTGGAAACACATCTTCGCGGTGGTCTTCGGGATGGGTGTCGTCTCGGGCGTCGTGATGTCCTACGAGTTCGGCCTGAACTTCGCGCATTTTTCCGACAAGGCGGGCCCGGTGATCGGGCCGCTGATGGGCTACGAGGTGATGACGGCCTTCTTCCTCGAGGCCGGTTTCCTCGGGATCATGCTGTTTGGCCGCAACCGGGTGAACAAGTGGATCTACATGTTCGCGGTCACGATGGTCGCGGTCGGCACCTTGATCTCGGCCTTCTGGATTCTCTCTGTGAACAGCTGGATGCAGACGCCGCAGGGCTTCAAGATCAACGATGTCGGCCAATTCATTCCGACCAGCTGGCTCGAGGTGATCTTCAATCCCTCGCTGCCCTATCGTTTCGTGCACATGGTGCTGGCGGCCTATCTCACGACCGCGCTCGTCGTGGCGGGTGTCGGCGCGTGGCATCACATCCGGGGCAATGCGGACGATGCCGTGCGCACCATGTTCCGCATGGCGATCGGGATGATCCTCGTGACCGCACCGATCCAGATCTTCGCCGGCGACCAGCACGGGCTCAATACGCTCGAACATCAGCCTGCCAAGATCGCGGCGATGGAAGGGCATTGGGAGACCAGCAAGGGTGCCGGGCTGATCCTCTTCGGCATCCCGAACCCGAGCAAGGAGCGCACCGATTACAAGATCGAGGTGCCCTATGCGTCCTCGCTGATCCTGACCCACTCGCTCGATGGCGAGGTGCCGGGCCTCGGGGACTTCCCGCCGAATGAGCGCCCGCCGATGACGATCGTCTTCTTCACCTTCCGGATCATGGTGGGGCTCGGCTTCGCCTTCGCCGCGATCGGGCTCTGGGGCGGCTGGCTGATGTGGCGCAAGCGCCTGCACGAGCCGGGCCTGTTCCATAAGGTGGCGCTGGTCTTCGCGCCGGGCGGCTTCCTCGCGATCATCATGGGCTGGTTCACCACCGAATTCGGCCGCCAGCCCTACACCATCTACGGTCACTTCACGACGGCGGAGTCCGTGTCCTCGCTGACGGCGGGGCAGGCCTGGGCCGCGCTGATCGGGTTCGTCGTGGTCTATGCCTTCCTCTTCGGTTCGGGCACCTTCTACCTGCTGCGGCTGATGCGGCGCGGACCGGAAGGTGCCGAGCCGGTGGAGAACACGCCGCAGCGCGCAGGCGGCGTGGCGGGCGCGATGCTCGCCAATGATGTGACGACCGAGAAAGAGGGGGCCCACGCATGACCGGATTTGTGCATTACCTGCCCGACATCTGGGCCGCGATCATCGCCTTCGCGATCCTGACCTACGTGGTGCTCGACGGGTTCGATCTCGGCATCGGCATCCTGTTTCCGTTCCTCGGCTCCGAGGAGAACCGCACCCGCGCGATGAACTCGGTCGCCCCGGTCTGGGACGGCAACGAGACATGGCTGGTGATGGGCGGCGGCGGTCTGCTTGCCGTCTTTCCACTGGCCTACGGGATCATCCTGAACGCACTTTATATCCCAATCGTCATAATGCTGCTCGCGCTCGCTTTCCGGGGGGTGGCCTTCGAGTTTCGCGGCAAGACCCGGCGCTGGCAGCGGCT
It includes:
- a CDS encoding cytochrome ubiquinol oxidase subunit I, with the protein product MSIFDIPTLDLARAQFAFVVAAHIVFPAFSIGTASYLMVLEALRMITGKQVYQRIFEFWKHIFAVVFGMGVVSGVVMSYEFGLNFAHFSDKAGPVIGPLMGYEVMTAFFLEAGFLGIMLFGRNRVNKWIYMFAVTMVAVGTLISAFWILSVNSWMQTPQGFKINDVGQFIPTSWLEVIFNPSLPYRFVHMVLAAYLTTALVVAGVGAWHHIRGNADDAVRTMFRMAIGMILVTAPIQIFAGDQHGLNTLEHQPAKIAAMEGHWETSKGAGLILFGIPNPSKERTDYKIEVPYASSLILTHSLDGEVPGLGDFPPNERPPMTIVFFTFRIMVGLGFAFAAIGLWGGWLMWRKRLHEPGLFHKVALVFAPGGFLAIIMGWFTTEFGRQPYTIYGHFTTAESVSSLTAGQAWAALIGFVVVYAFLFGSGTFYLLRLMRRGPEGAEPVENTPQRAGGVAGAMLANDVTTEKEGAHA